Proteins from one Plasmodium yoelii strain 17X genome assembly, chromosome: 2 genomic window:
- a CDS encoding tubulin-specific chaperone a, putative → MENLPINLKSLKINHGAVRRLFKELCYYEKEEQELKNKLNNTKDEIKPSNQMVSTDDILQETIRVLAHTNTNFQNSLKKLIEIINTKFTNILEINTKNITFCSNYSEEDLKEKCGELYEDIFKEVNAINETLQNIFEHIKDMTLPICNSNVTNNTITPQENCIEI, encoded by the exons ATGGAAAACCTTCCTATAAATCTTAAAAGcctaaaaataaatcatggAGCTGTTCGAAGGCTTTTTAAGGAGTTATGTTATTATGAAAAAGAAGAacaggaattaaaaaataaattaaataacaCCAAG GATGAAATTAAACCATCAAATCAGATGGTTAGCACTGATGATATTTTACAAGAAACAATACGAGTGCTTGCACACACAAATacaaattttcaaaatagtcttaaaaaattaattgaaataattaatactaaatttacaaatatcctcgaaataaatacaaaaaatataacattttgtTCAAATTATTCTGAAGAagatttaaaagaaaaatgtgGCGAATTATATGAAGACATTTTTAAAGAAGTTAATGCAATTAATGAAActttacaaaatatttttgaacaTATTAAGGATATGACATTACCTATTTGCAACTCTAACGTTACTAATAATACAATTACACCACAAGAAAATTGTATAGAAATATAA
- a CDS encoding mitochondrial carrier protein, putative encodes MLIQKYDEKPKFDIGISPLYLISYPIYNIQCRSILYKYLNVSNDHIKYSQPIHVNNLNIKTYIIYIINSLQQIYNNEGVTGLYSGLVPMLAHLISKKSIYYFLENIHFYIFRKIRNNKKKDTIDKKNIAIRESRFLNEKENSNNFIGDKINFNIVKHMIFVKDENYFVKKKKKKDNFYLSFYHTFYEYLSCIISYPLLNISTKLIIFEDHTKSLLQNLKNIIHFTYVYDGMYGFFRGINNYLIIQSVDKFLNCFLYKTFSNNCSYDKVLTIKVVLSTCLNTIMAPYIHYSILDRSQSYIPTLCRNTTFSQFFCNFHWKSHLSNVSVGLAVAGIQLIIIALMPKDTSKNDELVDQEPDEYV; translated from the exons ATGCTAATACAAAAAT ATGACGAGAAACCAAAATTTGATATAGGTATTTCCCCCCTTTATTTAATTTCTTATCCCATATACAAT ATTCAGTGTAGAAGCatattatacaaatatttGAATGTTAGCAATGATCATATAAAATACAGCCAGCCAATTCATGTcaataatttgaatataaaaacatatattatttatattatcaacAGTTTGCAACAG atttataataatgaaggGGTAACGGGACTATATAGTGGTTTGGTTCCCATGCTGGCTCATCTAATATCAAA AAAatcaatatattattttttggagAATATtcacttttatatatttcgaAAAATAA gaaataataaaaaaaaagatacaatcgataagaaaaatatagcAATTCGTGAAAGTCGATTTCttaatgaaaaagaaaattcaaataatttcaTTGGCGATAAAATAAACTTTAATATTGTTAAACATATGATTTTTGTAAAagatgaaaattattttgtaaaaaaaaaaaaaaaaaaagacaatttCTATTTGTCATTTTATCACActttttatgaatatcttAGCTGTATAATATCATACCCTCTATTAAACATTTCaacaaaattaattatttttgaaGATCATACAAAATCCTTACTGCAAA acctaaaaaatataattcattttacATATGTTTATGATGGAATGTATGGATTTTTTCGAGgaataaataactatttaataatacaatcTGTTGATAAGTTCCTgaattgttttttatataaaacattttcaAATAATTGTTCATATGACAAGGTTCTTACAATTAAAGTAGTTTTATCAA CATGCTTAAATACAATAATGGCCCCTTATATTCACTATTCAATACTAGACAGATCTCAATCATATATACCG ACCCTTTGTAGAAATACGACATTTAGCCagtttttttgtaattttcaCTGGAAG AGTCATCTATCCAATGTTTCTGTCGGGCTAGCAGTAGCAGGAATTCAactaata ATTATTGCTTTAATGCCAAAAGATACCTCAAAAAACGATGAATTAGTTGATCAGGAACCAGACGAATATgtttaa
- a CDS encoding secreted ookinete protein, putative encodes MKFVFIFAIIITIFSSKNIKCFNDINSNGKKNVQEQNNNKGDGNTSTQENQNVDEVNSQNKGNVKEGEIDEMDEEHAKQYNIEIDSEHNNNELFQNDTNYVSDESGKDYIERDPFLFNDEQMDKMNNKENMHNKPEQEGRNSKTGNDLKKNNSNNKKNSNKKEDDEYNKDLIHFEKEFREIDDDSGDNSTIEDIGLNLKNDTDKNVDKLDKNMNKLDKNVNKLDKNMNKLDKNVNKLDKNVNKLDKNYDQASQNGNVHNKDKRQSKQGINKNNKKKENHDWKRKVNGKEDIPHNHKNEMLLGKEHESIKYFFEILTEIFIIIKLGIMDRYTNYLIPLKNIIIHKTLNKMEFVCTTILWLHKVGSEQYRDTYGFILIILFILALKYIIKQTTFKIKKKTKNENGVFKNKSNENIYIENLLKRILYKVERKNTLEFEDNNNINILQHILENTDNILINSNIINKENKTIYTDMTSNINNIGVFTYVSTQALKKINYKTDVIINELTGGRAHGLGDIPDDNKTDSYKNLTMNEYDEYDMNKMKENFVNYNEYDENYVNNKLGYNMIGNHNEFSDIPTSFIKKNNNYPFINENSNMIEANNMAEANNMAEANNMIYSQVGEEEMNYNIGTVVNNLGNHIDKNINDNIDGNHIIRNLNSSNKIPGNQSPYSTEHPGIYDVISNSNKNNTNEYEEDKIHSFHLKNNEEDRQNNSPFISQYLKGNQKTGLIETNINNSLLNQNDKISNSNNNDSNRNNNDSNRNNNNNNSSSNNGTNNLVNPNEEMENISAPPYRYSQNVNNNNMRDSKEHINNYSTNFMHNKKSSVPLNENISIRDNIQENSNYLIQSGESNRESIVPDLNNEEIMTNSNIISNYENRSELVNNNLSNKSDPFLNERENGIKNLENENFVNKQNTFPNHAPPPFSYVTPPQQYTDNISSRNSKHLTQRKERQEIIATKSPFN; translated from the exons AtgaaatttgtttttatatttgcaattattataacaatattttctagtaaaaacattaaatgctttaatgatataaattcaaatgggaaaaaaaacGTACAAGAGCAAAACAATAATAAGGGGGATGGTAATACTTCGACACAAGAAAATCAAAATGTTGATGAAGTGAATAGCCAAAATAAGGGAAATGTAAAAGAAGGTGAAATTGATGAAATGGATGAAGAACATGCCAAACAATATAACATCGAAATTGACTCAgaacataataataacgaaCTTTTCCAAAACGATACAAACTACGTAAGTGATGAAAGCGGAAAAGACTATATTGAGAGAGACCCCTTCTTGTTCAATGATGAACAAATGGATAAAATGAATAACAAAGAAAACATGCATAATAAACCTGAACAAGAAGGACGAAATAGTAAGACTGgaaatgatttaaaaaaaaacaatagtaataataaaaaaaattcaaacaAAAAAGAGGatgatgaatataataaagatttaatacattttgaaAAAGAGTTTAGAGAAATTGATGACGATTCAGGCGATAATAGTACAATTGAAGATATTGgtttaaatttgaaaaatgaTACGGATAAAAATGTGGACAAgttagataaaaatatgaacaagctagataaaaatgtgaacaagctagataaaaatatgaacaagcTAGATAAAAATGTGAACAAGTTAGATAAAAATGTGAACAAGCtagataaaaattatgaccaAGCTAGCCAAAATGGAAATGTGCATAATAAAGATAAACGACAAAGTAAACAAGggataaacaaaaataacaaaaaaaaagaaaatcatGATTGGAAAAGAAAAGTAAATGGAAAGGAAGATATCCCACATAATCACAAAAACGAAATGTTACTTGGAAAAGAACATGAgtcaataaaatatttttttgaaatattaactgaaatatttatcataataaaattagGTATTATGGATAgatatacaaattatttaattccattaaaaaatataataattcacaaaactttaaataaaatggaatTTGTGTGCACAACTATATTATGGTTACATAAGGTAGGTAGTGAACAATATAGAGATACATatggttttatattaataattttatttatattagctttaaaatatataataaaacaaacaacttttaagattaaaaaaaaaacaaaaaatgaaaatggtgtatttaaaaataaaagtaatgaaaatatatatattgaaaatttattaaaaagaattttatataaagttgaaagaaaaaatacaCTCGAATttgaagataataataatattaatatattgcagcatattttagaaaatactgataatatattaataaatagtaatataataaataaagaaaataaaactatatatacaGATATGAcatcaaatataaataatataggTGTCTTTACATATGTATCTACACaagctttaaaaaaaattaactatAAAACCGATGTTATAATTAATGAATTAACAGGTGGTAGAGCACATGGTTTAGGAGATATTCCGGATGATAATAAAACAGAtagttataaaaatttaacaaTGAATGAATATGATGAATATGATATGaataaaatgaaagaaaattttgtaaattataatgaatatgatgaaaattaTGTTAACAATAAATTAGGATATAACATGATAGGGAATCATAACGAATTTTCTGATATTCCTACaagttttataaaaaaaaataataattatccttttattaatgaaaatagtaATATGATCGAAGCAAATAATATGGCCGAAGCAAATAATATGGCCGAAgcaaataatatgatatatagcCAAGTTGGTGAGGAAGAaatgaattataatatagGGACGGTAGTAAATAATTTAGGAAATcatatagataaaaatattaatgataatatagatggaaatcatattataagaaatttaAATAGTTCAAATAAAATTCCTGGGAACCAATCTCCTTATTCAACAGAACATCCAGGAATATATGATGTTATATCTAATTCgaacaaaaataatacaaatgaaTATGAAGAAGATAAAATACATTCTTTtcatttgaaaaataatgaagaagaTAGACAAAATAATTCTCCATTTATTAGTCAATATTTAAAGGGAAACCAAAAAACGGGTTTAATAGAAACCaacataaataattcatTGTTAAATCAGAATGATAAAATAAGCAatagcaataataatgatagcAATcgcaataataatgatagcaatcgcaataataataataataatagcagTAGCAATAACGGAACTAACAATTTAGTAAACCCAAACGAAGAAATGGAGAATATTAGTGCACCTCCATATCGATATAGCCAAAACgttaataataacaatatgaGAGATTCAAAagaacatataaataattattctaccaattttatgcataataaaaaatcatcTGTCcctttaaatgaaaatatttcaatTCGTGACAACATTCAAGAAAATTCTAATTATCTTATTCAGAGTGGGGAATCCAATAGAGAGTCAATAGTACCTGACCTG AATAACGAAGAAATAATGACAAATTCCAATATAATTAGTAACTACGAAAATAGGTCCGAGTTAgtgaataataatttgtcAAATAAAAGTGACCCTTTTTTGAATGAAAGAGAAAATGGAATcaaaaatttagaaaatgaaaattttgtGAATAAACAGAATACTTTCCCTAACCATGCACCAc CTCCTTTTTCATATGTAACCCCACCACAACAATATACCGACAATATATCATCACGAAATAGCAAACATCTAACTCAACGAAA GGAACGACAAGAAATAATTGCAACCAAATCGCCTTTTAATTAA
- a CDS encoding photosensitized INA-labeled protein PHIL1, putative, with product MLFSTSRKRYSFEKKETIKDIDFLSYNSIIFPSEQIYANSNLTCTKFPPNLYETSQNINLKMNMSHENIYDNTGMSSEGYENHPQFYNNDNCSQYQDDQYRMIERPNPNAMHQPLICLNGNEYVPEMQTGIDPGVLAVSNALFAYNNAFQCIPIKTSPNVFRRRVKGEANSEWSNAFITRVDPCECTDFEEQFKPYEVTKYYDEGQVKTVFNFDQECPKDNM from the coding sequence ATGCTTTTTTCAACATCGAGAAAAAGATAtagttttgaaaaaaaagaaactaTTAAGGATATAgattttttatcttataaCAGTATAATTTTTCCTTCCGAACAAATTTACGCCAACTCAAATTTGACGTGTACAAAATTTCCCCCGAACTTATATGAAACatcacaaaatataaatttaaaaatgaatatgtcacacgaaaatatatatgataatacaGGTATGAGTTCTGAGGGTTATGAAAATCACccacaattttataataatgataattgtTCACAATATCAAGATGATCAATATAGAATGATAGAACGTCCCAACCCAAATGCTATGCACCAACCattaatatgtttaaatGGTAATGAGTATGTACCTGAAATGCAAACTGGAATTGACCCAGGTGTTTTAGCTGTTTCAAATGCTTTATTTGCTTATAACAATGCTTTCCAATGTATACCTATTAAGACATCTCCTAATGTATTTCGAAGAAGAGTAAAGGGTGAAGCAAACTCAGAATGGAGTAACGCATTTATTACTAGGGTAGATCCATGTGAATGCACTGACTTTGAAGAACAATTCAAACCATATGAAGTTACTAAATATTATGATGAAGGACAAGTTAAAACcgtttttaattttgatcAAGAATGCCCTAAAGATAAtatgtaa
- a CDS encoding mitochondrial carrier protein, putative, with translation MAKKQQDVIEKNELDDNNNMLQTLYGSIFASTITRIVLYPFDTIKVNKQVSINKNNLNSGSNIYHHSSCSKNLLPTKQSPFLFSFISQFGFKGLYTGFIFSSLTTIPATSFYFCCYEYLKSLKFNKKINEEKKNNWENSRISNFINYCFLAICSEAISCTIFVPIDTIKERLQAQKYLGLKEYTNSYHLIKNLIHKEGIPRLYRGYTSTCLTYGLFCGSFFFLQNTGNDLMQTLKIEASDFNKFSLNLVSSFISGIITSPLEIVRIRLQLQEKDKTFFYYKNSFDGIKNLWKEGQGGFFNLFKGNLYRCFLVCLSMSMNVTLIDMYKNFVSNKNKT, from the exons aTGGCGAAAAAACAACAGGATGtcattgaaaaaaatgaattag atgataataataatatgcttCAAACATTATACGGATCTATATTCGCTTCAACAATAACTCGAATTGTTTTATATCCATTTGACACAATTAAAGTGAATAAACAAGTttctataaataaaaacaatttaaataGTGGGTCTAATATTTATCATCACTCTTCATGCtctaaaaatttattacCAACAAAGCAAAGTCCCTTTctcttttcttttatatcaCAATTTGGATTTAAAGGATTATACACTGGatttat CTTCTCATCACTCACTACTATCCCAGCAACGAGTTTTTATTTCTGTTGCTACGAATATTTAAAGAGTTtaaaatttaacaaaaaaataaatgaagaaaaaaaaaataattgggAAAATTCTAGAAtttcaaattttataaattattgttttttag caATTTGTTCAGAGGCAATATCTTGTACTATATTCGTTCCAATAGACACTATAAAAGAAAGATTGCAa gcACAAAAATATTTGGGGTTAAAGGAATATACAAACTCAtatcatttaataaaaaatttgattCATAAAGAAGGGATTCCAaga TTGTATAGAGGATACACATCGACATGTTTAACATATGGTCTTTTCTGTGGatccttttttttcttacaaaat ACTGGAAATGATTTAATGCAAACATTGAAAATCGAGGCATCTGATTTTAACAAGTTTAGTCTAAATTTGGTTTCCTCTTTCATATCTGGAATAATTACTTCCCCCTTGGAAATAGTCAGAATAAG atTACAACTGCAAGAAAAAGACAAAACATTCTTTTACTACAAAAATTCTTTTGat GGAATAAAAAACTTATGGAAAGAAGGGCAAGGAggattttttaatttgttcaaAGGGAATTTATATCGATGTTTTTTAGTTTGCTTAAGTATGAGTATGAATGTGACACTTATTGATATGTACAAAAACTTTGTatcaaacaaaaataaaacttaa
- a CDS encoding proteasome subunit beta type-3, putative — MGSIFNYNGGCVLGMSGSQCVAIACDLRLGSNSFTTVSTNFTKIFKINDHIYVGLSGLATDIQSLYELLRYRVNLYQIRQETDMNIDCFSNMLSNILYSNRFSPYFVNPIVVGFKVNTHIDENGNKINVYEPYLNAYDLIGAKCETNDFVVNGVSNEQLYGMCESMYIKDQDENGLFETVSQCLLSALDRDCLSGWGAEVYVLTPDKIIKKKLKARMD; from the exons atg ggatctatatttaattataatggGGGATGTGTTTTAGGAATGTCAGGATCTCAATGTGTTGCAATTGCATGTGATCTCCGGCTCGGATCAAATAGTTTTACAACAGTTAGTAccaattttacaaaaatttttaaaataaatgatcaTATATATGTAGGATTATCAGGTTTAGCTACAGATATACAATcattatatgaattattaaGATATAGAGTTAATTTATATCAAATACGGCAAGAAACAGATATGAATATAGATTGTTTTTCTAATATGctatcaaatatattatattcaaataGATTTTCACCATATTTTGTAAATCCAATTGTGGTTGGTTTTAAAGTAAATACACATATAGATGAgaatggaaataaaataaatgtatatgaACCTTATTTAAATGCTTATGATTTAATCGGTGCTAAATGTGAAACTAACGATTTCGTTGTTAATGGTGTATCTAATGAGCAACTATATGGAATGTGTGAATCTATGTATATAAAAGATCAG gACGAAAACGGACTATTTGAAACGGTTTCGCAATGTTTGTTAAGTGCACTAGATCGAGACTGTTTATCTGGATGGGGTGCTGAGGTTTATGTATT AACACcggataaaataataaaaaaaaaacttaaagCAAGAATGGACTAA
- a CDS encoding cleavage and polyadenylation specificity factor subunit 5, putative, with protein sequence MATSNANQGIGIINANVGTKENKPEWLLYSQDSYEFNIDEKLKKKFIIDTEKYKKRISSYNKSGIRNTVIAILLCHRHEYPHLLLLQNLLTQEYYFLGGKYNSWEKPRDVLKKKLQKYINKIQDIHFSVNKLNINDHTGNIKNKDEMFDIGEFLGEWWRTQYDSIYLSYLPAHITRPKECARLYQVTISDKCIFHLPPGFTLKAIPLFDLNNCGIAISGLSSILSRFKLSFMVQDQNDNLS encoded by the coding sequence ATGGCAACATCAAATGCAAATCAAGGAATTGGCATAATTAATGCAAATGTTGGAACTAAAGAAAATAAGCCCGAATGGTTATTATATTCTCAAGATAGTTAtgaatttaatatagatgaaaaattaaaaaaaaaatttataatagatactgaaaaatataaaaaaagaataagTTCTTATAATAAGAGTGGTATTAGAAATACTGTAATAGCCATTTTATTATGTCATCGACATGAATATCctcatttattattattacaaaattTATTGACTCaagaatattattttttaggaGGCAAATATAATTCATGGGAAAAACCAAGagatgttttaaaaaaaaaattacaaaaatatattaataaaattcaagatatacatttttctgttaataaattaaatataaatgatcatactggaaatataaaaaataaagatgaaaTGTTTGATATAGGAGAATTCTTAGGAGAATGGTGGAGAACACAATATgattctatatatttatcttaTTTGCCTGCTCATATAACACGTCCTAAAGAATGTGCAAGATTATATCAAGTTACTATTTCCgataaatgtatatttcaTCTTCCCCCTGGTTTTACTTTAAAAGCAATACCATTATTTGATTTAAACAATTGTGGAATTGCAATTAGTGGCTTATCTAGCATATTATCACGTTTTAAATTATCTTTCATGGTTCAAGATCAAAATGACAATCTTTCTTAA
- a CDS encoding LCCL domain-containing protein, putative encodes MKRLDCIIFIFWVITSILIYSKEQGNSLEKITEFRQQHRKTLDGRLCSAAFLHDDQTYTDCANTTSPDGTTGREWCYVEVQLLGKGERDWDYCAGVINYDKIRIDAKRMFEGKSLEADRLNDRLNSLKMRINSMVNKYDLLCGNKHELINSRINKINDWIKKSSDSINKIEYNSNELENSKKIIKKIDEDIKKEKENLKKSDEICENVKGYENESITDGLKASYFSNPFFEGMPIISKIIKDINFIYNNKSPSPNLISSYKYSIRYTGYLLAPVSGIYTIIVDTDCSVRILINNKIVIIKGFNEIIRHINNNNNVNEIKSETNDEDNKFRYKIDNEINNTSKRISSPIELIGGEKNKIIIEISHLSNLKYEKGESSYFKLLWKSSRINEQEIGSNYLYSENFISNSRFSSVDPELFEIGLLDVNEMAYKNETDWIIENISNKMRYNDLHLLRTFIEPKFDSFSLEVSGNSNLYIASPIDKEFPLVWINESIIKIQNTNDIIDLLNIKSKEKNKLKIWFIPLKNKTYINFQNKKNIPFLLFLQKRKILPTICSGEEEILSSPENNNFKECVESSSISKKYNCMSGLNIYHIDKKHNIWKTANGSIGEYITIYFKKPVQINKFRFKPQDNILTWPSEILLHFDDTKILVPIFYTSNIEYNTKKFEHSIITTSVKIEIRDMFVNHLETGGSFELIGNSCNIIDNEYMNHHAIIDVVDCDNTLNDIPDINPLIYGDKFIVSCPYNCIQNAESSNKNIYGSDFYSLESPICKAAVHSGVCLKNVNDKDVNNYEKECKFLLLIKELYGSDFIGKLQNNVLSINKHIEEQNEILSFTISQIVSTKMNNLSSLYYSIPNSYSIVFKNKDDLKIPNKFLVDSGDMFIDYGNFGYGWKRKVDSNISLELKGNKRNVINNVNFQDVKNKIEPINYFFHNIMYSDGIVFPPASTNEQCVSKLTCESNYWTFKIYENGNYLIQILIGNIYFDSIQKNFLEVNGISIIKNVELKLNEYYVATKNVQINDNKLILTSTCLESQYSCGNSQTTILSIQIIKN; translated from the exons ATGAAAAGATTGGATTgtataatattcattttttgggTTATTACatccattttaatatattcaaaaGAACAAGGGAATTCGTTAGAAAAAATAACAGAATTTAGACAACAGCATAGAAAAACATTGGATGGAAGACTTTGCTCTGCTGCATTTTTACATGATGATCAAACATACACTGATTGCGCAAATACAACATCTCCTGATGGGACCACCG gGAGAGAGTGGTGCTATGTCGAAGTGCAGCTTTTGGGAAAAGGAGAAAGAGACTGGGATTATTGTGCAGGTGTAATAAACTATGATAAAATAAGAATAGATGCAAAGAGAATGTTCGAAGGTAAATCTTTAGAAGCAGATAGATTAAATGATAGATTAAATAGTTTAAAAATGCGAATAAATAGTAtggtaaataaatatgatttatTGTGTGGTAATAAACATGAACTAATAAATTCTCgaattaacaaaataaatgattGGATTAAAAAAAGTTCTGAttctataaataaaatagaatataattcaaatgaattagaaaatagtaaaaagATAATTAAAAAGATAGatgaagatataaaaaaagaaaaagaaaatttaaaaaaatcagATGAAATATGTGAAAATGTAAAAGGATATGAAAATGAATCAATTACAGATGGATTAAAAGCTTCGTATTTTAGTAATCCGTTTTTTGAGGGAATGCCAAtaatttcaaaaataataaaagatataaattttatatataataataaatctcCATCTCCAAATTTAATATCTTCTTATAAATATTCTATTAGATATACAGGATATTTGTTAGCTCCAGTTAGTggaatatatacaattatagtAGATACTGATTGTTCTGTtcgtatattaataaataataaaattgttattataaaaGGTTTTAACGAAATAATTcgacatataaataataataacaatgtgaatgaaataaaaagtgAAACAAATGATGAAGACAATAAATTTCGATATAAAATAGacaatgaaataaataacacATCAAAGAGAATATCTAGTCCTATTGAATTAATAGgtggagaaaaaaataaaataattattgagATTTCTCATTTAtctaatttaaaatatgaaaaaggaGAATCAtcttattttaaattattatggaAATCTAGTAGAATAAATGAACAAGAAATTGgatcaaattatttatatagtgaaaattttatttctaaTTCCAGATTTTCGTCAGTTGATCCTGAATTATTTGAGATTGGATTGTTAGATGTAAATGAGATGGCATACAAAAATGAAACAGATTGGATAATTGAAAATATTTCGAATAAAATGAGATACAATGATTTACATCTATTAAGAACTTTTATAGAACCCAAATTTGATTCCTTTTCATTAGAAGTAAGTGGAAATTCCAATTTGTATATTGCATCTCCAATTGATAAAGAATTTCCATTAGTATGGATAAATGAATCTATTATTAAAATTCAAAATACAAACGATATAatagatttattaaatataaaaagtaaagaaaaaaacaaattaaaaatatggttTATTccactaaaaaataaaacatatattaattttcaaaataaaaaaaatataccatttttattatttttacaaaaaagaaaaattttaCCAACAATATGTAGTGGAGAAGAAGAAATATTATCATCTCCagaaaataacaattttaaagAATGTGTAGAATCATCAAGtatatctaaaaaatataattgtatgTCTGGTCTtaatatttatcatatagataaaaaacataatatttGGAAAACAGCAAATGGATCAATAGGTgaatatataacaatatattttaaaaaacctgttcaaataaataaatttcgATTCAAACCACAagataatatattaacatgGCCTTctgaaattttattacattttgatGACACCAAAATTTTAGTTcctattttttatacatcTAATATAGAATACAATACAAAAAAGtttgaacactcaattattaCTACATCTGTAAAAATAGAAATACGTGATATGTTTGTTAATCATTTAGAAACTGGTGGATCATTTGAATTAATTGGAAATTCATGTAACATAATAGATAACGAATATATGAATCATCATGCCATAATAGATGTAGTAGATTGTGATAATACTTTAAATGATATTCCAGATATTAATCCTTTAATTTATGGAGACAAATTTATTGTTTCATGTCCATATAATTGTATTCAAAATGCAGAAtcaagtaataaaaatatatatggatCCGATTTCTATTCTTTAGAATCACCAATTTGTAAAGCAGCAGTTCATTCAGGTGtttgtttaaaaaatgtgaatgACAAAGATgttaataattatgaaaaagaaTGTAAATTTTTACTGTTAATAAAAGAATTATATGGATCAGATTTTATCGGAAAGTTAcaaaataatgtattatctataaataaacatatagaagaacaaaatgaaattttatcatttacaATATCTCAAATTGTTTCtacaaaaatgaataatttatcatctttatattattctataCCAAATAGCTATTCAattgtatttaaaaataaagatgatTTAAAAATTCCTAATAAATTTTTAGTAGATTCAGGAGATATGTTTATTGATTATGGTAATTTTGGATATGGTTGGAAAAGAAAAGTAGATTCTAACATTTCATTAGAATTAAAAGGGAATAAAAgaaatgtaataaataatgtaaattTTCAAgatgttaaaaataaaatagaaccCATAAATTATTTCTTTCATAATATAATGTATTCAGATGGTATTGTTTTTCCACCTGCATCTACAAATGAACAATGTGTAAGCAAACTAACATGTGAATCAAATTATTGgacatttaaaatatatgaaaatggaaattatttaattcaaattcttataggaaatatatattttgattctattcaaaaaaattttcTAGAAGTCAATGGAATTTCgataattaaaaatgtcgaattaaaattaaatgaatattatGTAGCTACTAAAAATGtacaaataaatgataacaaACTTATATTAACATCTACTTGTTTAGAATCACAATATTCATGTGGAAATTCTCAAACAACTATACTTTcgatacaaattataaaaaactgA